One Aegilops tauschii subsp. strangulata cultivar AL8/78 chromosome 7, Aet v6.0, whole genome shotgun sequence genomic window carries:
- the LOC109773456 gene encoding tonoplast dicarboxylate transporter: protein MRRGRDPSPPNFLAVWPPAHLLAMPGTNPAAESSSGIYLGHLSRHFKLRLAIRPHRRRHARLSKTTTRAMEKPAGSFGGSSSEDAGTPLLLPVHRDDDATTTASSRLRALLAHKYPAIASGPVACAAICALVDLGGAHGAAPRNMLGVLAWVFLWWATDAVPLAVASMAPLFLFPAFGISSADAVAKAYMDDVIALVLGSFILALAIERYHIHRRLALNITLRFCGDPVRPSLLLLGITGTTAFVSMWIHNTACTVMMMPVATGILQRFPRGGAGQGEEEDEVRRFSKAVVLGVVYASAVGGMATLTGTGVNIILVGMWSAYFPEKEPITFSSWMSFGLPMALVMFLALWVTLCFMYCSNNTGKALSSYLDGSHLRRELSLLGPMAFAEKMVLAVFGGLIVLWMTRNLTDDIPGWGVLFHDQVGDGTVTIMMATLLFIIPSGKKEGEKLMDWNKCRKLQWNIVLLLGAGFAIADGFRTSGLTGILSDGLRFLEGAPTLVIVPVACVFSGVITEFMSDDSTTTLVLPLFAELARSVEVHPALLMISGAVGAQLSYLFPTGSPSNVVGFSTGHITIKDLVATGLPLKVVGVAALTVLLPTLGSVIFGMDNKS, encoded by the exons ATGCGACGTGGCCGCGACCCGTCACCTCCCAATTTCCTGGCCGTCTGGCCACCAGCTCATCTTCTCGCCATGCCCGGAACTAATCCGGCTGCTGAGTCATCCAGCGGGATTTATCTTGGCCACTTGTCACGCCATTTCAAGCTTCGCCTTGCTATAAGGCCACACCGCAGACGACACGCACGCCTCAGTAAGACGACGACGAGGGCGATGGAGAAGCCAGCTGGCAGCTTCGGCGGGAGCTCGTCGGAGGACGCGGGGACGCCCTTGCTGCTGCCGGTGCATCGCGACGACGACGCCACGACCACGGCGTCGTCGCGCTTGAGGGCTCTGCTCGCGCACAAGTACCCCGCGATCGCGTCGGGGCCCGTGGCGTGCGCGGCCATATGCGCGCTCGTGGACCTCGGCGGCGCGCACGGCGCGGCGCCGCGGAACATGCTGGGCGTGCTGGCGTGGGTGTTCCTGTGGTGGGCGACGGACGCCGTGCCCCTCGCCGTGGCGTCCATGGCGCCGCTCTTCCTGTTCCCGGCCTTCGGCATCTCCTCCGCCGACGCCGTCGCCAAGGCGTACATGGACGACGTCATCGCCCTCGTCCTCGGCAGCTTCATCCTCGCCCTCGCCATCGAGCGCTACCACATCCACCGCCGCCTCGCTCTCAAC ATCACGCTGCGGTTCTGCGGGGACCCGGTGCGGCCGTCGCTGCTGCTGCTGGGGATCACCGGCACGACGGCGTTCGTCAGCATGTGGATCCACAACACGGCGTgcacggtgatgatgatgcccGTGGCGACGGGGATCCTGCAGCGGTTCccgcggggcggcgccggccagggggaggaggaggacgaggtgcGGCGCTTCTCCAAGGCGGTGGTGCTGGGCGTGGTGTACGCGTCGGCAGTGGGCGGGATGGCCACGCTAACGGGCACCGGAGTGAACATCATCCTGGTGGGGATGTGGTCGGCCTACTTCCCGGAGAAGGAgcccatcaccttcagctcgtggATGAGCTTCGGCCTCCCGATGGCGCTGGTCATGTTCTTGGCGCTCTGGGTCACTCTCTGCTTCATGTACTGCTCCAACAACACCGGAAAGGCGCTCTCTTCCTACCTTGACGGAAGCCACCTCAGAAGGGAGCTCAGCTTGTTAG GTCCAATGGCTTTCGCGGAGAAGATGGTCTTGGCTGTGTTTGGG GGTCTAATTGTGCTATGGATGACTAGGAACCTAACAGACGACATTCCTGGGTGGGGAGTTCTCTTCCACGATCAAGTTGGGGATGGAACAGTCACG ATCATGATGGCCACGTTGCTGTTCATAATCCCGAGCGGGAAGAAGGAGGGCGAGAAGCTCATGGACTGGAACAAGTGCAGGAAGCTCCAGTGGAACATCGTGCTCCTCCTCGGCGCGGGCTTCGCCATCGCCGACGGCTTCAGGACCAGCGGCCTGACCGGCATCCTCTCGGACGGCCTCAGGTTCCTCGAGGGCGCGCCGACGCTGGTGATCGTGCCCGTGGCCTGCGTCTTCAGCGGGGTCATCACCGAGTTCATGTCCGACGACTCCACCACCACGCTGGTGCTGCCCCTGTTCGCTGAGCTGGCCAGGTCCGTCGAGGTGCACCCGGCGCTGCTTATGATCTCCGGCGCGGTCGGGGCCCAGCTGTCGTACTTGTTTCCCACCGGGTCGCCGTCGAATGTTGTCGGCTTCAGCACCGGCCACATCACCATCAAGGATCTGGTGGCCACTGGGCTGCCCCTCAAGGTCGTCGGAGTTGCAGCTCTGACGGTCTTGCTACCAACACTAG GATCAGTGATTTTTGGCATGGACAACAAGTCCTAG